Proteins from one uncultured Anaeromusa sp. genomic window:
- a CDS encoding DUF4127 family protein, which produces MRILWKELRLWALALVLLPSFFTAAPAAAATFLFVPIDDRPVCLQYTVETLQAAGHEVLTPPVEILSTRGRPGDADKLWEWVFAHGREADAVVLSADSLIYGGLVPSRTHEIAEDVLSRRVAKFAEFKAANPNVPIYSFSTIMRTPKFSAGGTDAPYYEKYGYQIYRLTALWDMQEVNGLTKAEQQEVQQLTAAIPQADLKDWMDRRGKNYRANTKMLEMAGQELFRYFMIGRDDSWPYCQSHKEARDMAPLTSKLPKSRFAIFASADEAGMLLLTKAVNDLTFQIPRVYTFYSPGTGPRTVPAYQGNTMGELMDANIRVAGGYKTSSPERADLIVAVGMPFNGVTLEAAVPENTDTLRPEVKVFVDEMAGYLDKGKRLALDDAAFSNGADNALMAEVTKRKLLPKLAAYAGWNTAGNSTGYAVSQGMLSASTSLPARERLISVRLLDDWAYQANVRQTVKRDVVQPGGASSVDLGSLRLQIEAATTAGLKAFAAQHFPEYNIQGLRATHPWNRMFEVEIDFEK; this is translated from the coding sequence ATGAGAATTCTATGGAAAGAATTGCGGTTATGGGCCTTGGCATTAGTGTTGTTGCCAAGCTTTTTCACCGCCGCCCCGGCGGCAGCCGCTACGTTCTTGTTTGTGCCCATCGATGATCGGCCGGTCTGCTTGCAATACACGGTGGAGACGCTACAAGCGGCAGGGCATGAAGTATTGACGCCTCCGGTAGAGATCCTGTCTACGCGAGGCCGTCCTGGCGATGCGGATAAATTATGGGAATGGGTTTTCGCCCATGGCCGGGAAGCGGATGCAGTGGTATTGTCGGCGGATTCCCTAATTTACGGCGGCTTGGTTCCGTCACGGACGCATGAAATTGCCGAAGATGTACTTTCTCGCAGGGTAGCTAAATTTGCCGAATTTAAAGCGGCAAATCCTAATGTTCCGATTTATAGCTTTTCCACCATTATGCGGACGCCCAAATTTAGCGCGGGTGGGACGGATGCGCCGTATTATGAAAAATACGGTTATCAGATTTATCGTTTGACAGCTTTGTGGGACATGCAAGAAGTAAACGGTCTTACTAAAGCGGAGCAGCAGGAAGTGCAGCAGCTGACTGCCGCTATTCCGCAGGCAGACCTGAAAGACTGGATGGATCGGCGGGGGAAAAACTACCGGGCCAATACGAAAATGCTGGAAATGGCAGGCCAGGAACTTTTTCGCTATTTTATGATCGGACGCGATGATTCTTGGCCCTATTGCCAGTCTCACAAAGAAGCGAGGGATATGGCTCCGTTAACGAGCAAGCTGCCTAAATCCCGCTTCGCTATCTTTGCCTCCGCCGATGAAGCGGGGATGCTCCTTTTAACTAAGGCCGTGAATGATCTTACCTTTCAAATTCCCCGTGTTTACACGTTCTATAGCCCGGGGACCGGCCCTCGGACTGTGCCCGCCTATCAGGGAAATACTATGGGCGAGTTGATGGATGCCAATATTCGGGTGGCTGGCGGCTACAAAACTTCGTCGCCGGAGCGGGCCGATCTGATTGTAGCGGTTGGCATGCCGTTTAACGGCGTGACTTTAGAAGCCGCTGTTCCTGAAAATACGGATACGTTACGACCAGAAGTTAAGGTTTTTGTTGATGAGATGGCCGGTTACCTGGATAAGGGCAAACGCCTGGCGTTGGATGACGCTGCATTTAGCAACGGAGCGGATAATGCGTTGATGGCGGAGGTGACCAAACGCAAATTGCTGCCCAAGCTGGCGGCGTACGCTGGCTGGAATACGGCGGGCAATAGCACTGGTTACGCTGTTTCCCAGGGAATGTTGTCCGCCTCCACCTCGCTTCCCGCGCGGGAACGGCTAATCTCCGTCCGTTTGCTGGATGACTGGGCGTATCAAGCCAACGTTCGCCAAACGGTAAAACGGGATGTTGTGCAGCCAGGAGGAGCTAGTTCCGTGGATCTGGGTTCCTTGCGCCTCCAAATCGAAGCCGCCACGACCGCTGGGTTAAAAGCATTTGCAGCCCAGCACTTCCCGGAATATAACATCCAAGGTTTGCGGGCTACTCATCCCTGGAACCGGATGTTCGAGGTGGAAATCGACTTTGAAAAGTAG
- a CDS encoding diguanylate cyclase codes for MLVIQMNIFMVLLLSLVAVHAFSKLPRRTHVEHRVFLALLVLTMLMLILEIFSVVLNSPAFIGFITVHKLVDTIGFTLTPLVPIFALLFIRAKTGSCKNINRKIVLWLGVPLFINTILSIGSFHFNWIFTITNENLYLRGPLWFASPLTSYFYYAANLLLLYKARNKFQREELFMLSLLILSPGVLSVFQLYFFVYLTLWNSIAIAVVVNYILIVQSQIKIDPLTRLGNRAAYDDQLEILSRKENLVLTVVNIDMDNFKTINDTYGHQEGDKVLKIFAGHIKEVFDGKGVSIRLGGDEFIVLVNENRKEIVETYIKSLKSSIKAYNENSGMPYQIKFSYGMAIFNSSYKDVHELVRYSDKLMYQEKNKRTNQSR; via the coding sequence ATGCTTGTTATTCAGATGAATATTTTTATGGTCCTATTACTATCTCTTGTTGCGGTTCATGCTTTTTCTAAGCTTCCGAGAAGAACTCATGTGGAGCATAGGGTGTTTTTGGCGCTATTAGTATTAACAATGCTTATGCTGATCTTGGAAATTTTCAGCGTAGTGTTGAATTCACCTGCTTTCATCGGCTTTATAACCGTACACAAATTGGTGGATACGATTGGATTTACATTGACGCCGCTGGTACCAATTTTTGCACTGCTATTCATTCGTGCAAAAACCGGCAGCTGCAAAAATATAAATAGAAAGATTGTTTTGTGGCTGGGCGTGCCTCTTTTCATAAATACGATTCTATCAATAGGAAGCTTTCATTTTAACTGGATATTTACTATAACCAATGAAAATCTGTATCTGCGAGGACCGCTGTGGTTTGCCTCGCCACTGACAAGTTATTTTTATTATGCTGCAAACCTACTGCTACTATATAAAGCGCGCAATAAGTTCCAGCGAGAAGAGCTATTCATGCTTAGCTTGCTTATACTCAGTCCCGGGGTGTTGTCTGTCTTTCAACTATATTTCTTTGTGTATTTGACGCTTTGGAATAGTATTGCGATTGCCGTTGTTGTTAACTATATTCTTATTGTGCAGAGTCAGATAAAGATTGATCCGCTAACACGCTTGGGGAATCGTGCAGCCTATGATGATCAGCTTGAAATCCTAAGTCGAAAAGAAAATCTTGTTCTAACCGTGGTGAATATTGATATGGATAACTTTAAAACGATCAACGATACTTATGGGCATCAGGAAGGCGATAAAGTGCTGAAAATATTCGCTGGGCACATAAAAGAAGTATTCGATGGAAAGGGAGTTTCTATCCGCTTAGGCGGCGATGAGTTTATCGTCTTGGTCAATGAGAACCGAAAGGAAATCGTAGAGACGTATATAAAATCTCTAAAAAGCAGTATTAAAGCATACAATGAAAACAGCGGCATGCCCTATCAAATTAAATTTAGCTATGGCATGGCTATATTCAACAGCTCGTATAAAGATGTGCATGAACTCGTTCGGTATAGTGACAAACTCATGTATCAAGAAAAGAATAAACGAACCAATCAATCTCGATAA
- a CDS encoding TetR/AcrR family transcriptional regulator, producing the protein MARGGTKDRIKQVALVLFAKDGYEATSMEQIAKGVGIKKSSLYAFIKSKELLFWELYEELESKYLNYMQELFASSETMVADARLLFLFKRYLLFYHASGAQEEVAARDFWIRVMFFPPTSFKEKIMVRSLGYEQELGKKYIEIILEGMTQGTIKKDNPEDLLISFYSLRQGLYSLMTVFMEGMKKEEKEERIDKVWQNFWQGIKA; encoded by the coding sequence ATGGCACGTGGAGGCACTAAAGATAGGATAAAACAAGTAGCTCTTGTTCTTTTTGCGAAAGATGGTTATGAAGCAACAAGCATGGAACAAATTGCAAAGGGAGTAGGGATAAAAAAATCGTCGCTATATGCTTTTATTAAAAGTAAAGAGCTATTGTTTTGGGAACTATATGAAGAGCTTGAAAGCAAATATTTGAATTATATGCAGGAGCTTTTTGCAAGCTCCGAAACGATGGTGGCAGACGCTCGGTTACTGTTCCTATTTAAGCGATATCTATTGTTCTATCATGCCTCTGGCGCACAAGAAGAGGTGGCGGCTAGAGATTTTTGGATTCGTGTTATGTTTTTTCCACCAACGAGTTTTAAAGAGAAAATTATGGTGCGATCTTTAGGGTATGAGCAAGAATTAGGGAAAAAATATATTGAGATCATACTAGAAGGTATGACGCAAGGAACGATAAAAAAAGACAACCCGGAAGACCTTTTAATTTCGTTTTACAGTTTGCGTCAGGGGCTATATTCGTTGATGACAGTATTTATGGAGGGCATGAAAAAAGAAGAGAAAGAAGAGCGGATAGATAAAGTTTGGCAGAATTTTTGGCAAGGAATTAAAGCATAA
- a CDS encoding SAM-dependent methyltransferase — protein MSNREKQKVSTTAIGTCIMRATSYYEDCSYYKSDDFIAPQMIPAGMKVAVKYKFLRNILKKVIFKVPGIYEYVIARTKFIDAVFNASLENIEQVVLLGAGFDSRAIRFKQQLENVKIFELDSLATQQAKRDRLQKMEVTVPSNVNYIAIDFNRESMAEKLAQANFQKNKTCLFLLEGLTYYLEKEAIESTMQMISDHCAQGSRLVFDYADAAIAKQIMDVDEEGIKRLQRDLAKAGETPDFLMEETIQDYLRKYNFSVIEEASSAELASRYFKQNDFLLNAQRFKLVSAVKR, from the coding sequence ATGAGCAACAGAGAAAAACAAAAAGTTTCTACTACTGCAATAGGTACTTGTATTATGCGCGCCACTTCCTATTACGAAGACTGCTCTTATTATAAGAGCGATGATTTTATTGCGCCGCAAATGATTCCCGCTGGTATGAAAGTAGCAGTAAAGTATAAGTTCTTGCGTAATATCTTGAAAAAAGTAATATTTAAAGTGCCGGGTATCTATGAGTATGTAATCGCTAGAACAAAATTTATTGATGCTGTATTCAATGCTTCCTTGGAGAATATAGAACAAGTTGTGCTTTTGGGCGCAGGGTTTGATTCCAGGGCTATCCGCTTTAAACAGCAACTGGAAAATGTAAAAATATTTGAGTTGGACTCTTTAGCAACACAACAAGCTAAACGGGATAGACTTCAAAAAATGGAAGTGACTGTTCCGAGCAATGTCAATTATATTGCTATCGATTTTAATCGAGAATCAATGGCGGAAAAATTAGCGCAAGCCAACTTTCAGAAGAACAAAACCTGTCTATTCCTCCTAGAAGGGCTAACGTATTATCTTGAAAAAGAAGCCATAGAAAGCACCATGCAAATGATCAGCGATCATTGTGCGCAAGGAAGCAGGCTTGTATTTGACTATGCAGATGCTGCAATTGCTAAACAAATCATGGATGTTGATGAGGAAGGCATAAAACGATTACAACGCGATCTTGCAAAGGCGGGAGAAACTCCAGATTTTCTTATGGAAGAAACTATACAAGACTACTTGCGTAAATACAATTTTTCAGTAATTGAAGAAGCTTCGTCTGCAGAGTTGGCTAGTCGCTATTTTAAACAAAACGATTTTCTTCTAAATGCCCAACGATTTAAACTTGTAAGTGCTGTAAAACGGTAG
- the fabF gene encoding beta-ketoacyl-ACP synthase II — protein sequence MNRRVVITGMGAVSSFGCGADRLWQSIKQGKSGISRIERVDVSDLPTQVGAEVKDFDPSQFLEKKELKRMDRFAQYALAATQMALEDARIDLAVVNKERIGAMVGTGIGGIESIEEQHSVLLEKGPSRISPFLVPMMLPNMAAGLIAIKYGIKGFTECTVSACASSTNAIGDAYKIIQRNDADMMIAGGTEASITRLALAGFCAMKAMTTNPDAATASRPFDLERDGFVLGEGAGILFIEELEHALQRGAAIIAEIVGYGCTNDAFHITAPPEGGAGAAHCMKLALADAQIQPEAIGYINAHGTSTPLGDKFETSAIKTVFQQHAYELAVSSTKSMTGHLLGAAGAMEAIITASALKDGFLPPTINYKTSDPECDLDYVPNEGKPAALSYALSNSFGFGGHNATLVLKAF from the coding sequence ATGAATAGACGGGTAGTCATTACAGGCATGGGAGCGGTGTCTTCCTTCGGGTGCGGCGCAGACCGGCTCTGGCAGTCCATTAAGCAGGGGAAAAGCGGGATTAGTAGAATTGAGAGGGTGGATGTGTCTGACCTGCCCACGCAGGTAGGGGCGGAGGTAAAAGACTTTGATCCCAGCCAGTTTCTAGAAAAGAAAGAACTAAAACGCATGGATCGCTTCGCGCAGTATGCCCTGGCGGCCACGCAGATGGCGCTGGAGGATGCCCGGATCGATCTGGCTGTGGTCAACAAAGAGCGTATCGGCGCGATGGTTGGAACTGGCATTGGCGGCATTGAGTCCATCGAAGAGCAGCACAGCGTGCTGTTAGAAAAAGGACCCAGCCGGATTAGTCCCTTTTTGGTGCCGATGATGCTGCCCAATATGGCGGCGGGGCTCATTGCCATCAAATATGGAATTAAGGGCTTCACCGAATGTACGGTTTCCGCCTGTGCGTCTTCGACCAATGCCATTGGTGACGCGTATAAAATCATCCAACGAAATGATGCAGATATGATGATTGCCGGTGGAACGGAAGCCTCCATTACCCGCTTGGCGCTGGCAGGCTTTTGCGCCATGAAAGCCATGACGACCAATCCCGACGCCGCCACCGCGTCCAGACCGTTTGATTTGGAGCGGGACGGATTCGTCCTTGGAGAAGGAGCCGGTATTCTCTTTATCGAAGAACTAGAGCATGCCTTGCAGCGGGGCGCGGCGATTATCGCCGAAATCGTAGGCTATGGTTGCACCAATGACGCTTTCCATATTACCGCTCCGCCGGAAGGGGGCGCGGGCGCCGCCCATTGCATGAAGCTGGCGCTGGCGGATGCGCAGATACAGCCGGAGGCCATTGGCTATATTAACGCCCATGGCACCTCTACGCCCTTGGGAGATAAATTTGAAACCAGCGCGATTAAAACCGTGTTTCAGCAGCATGCCTATGAGCTGGCGGTAAGCTCCACCAAATCCATGACCGGCCACCTGTTGGGAGCCGCCGGAGCCATGGAGGCTATCATCACCGCCTCGGCCTTGAAGGACGGCTTTTTGCCGCCTACCATCAACTACAAGACAAGCGATCCGGAATGTGATTTAGACTACGTTCCCAACGAAGGAAAACCGGCGGCGCTGTCCTATGCCTTGTCCAATTCCTTTGGCTTTGGCGGGCATAATGCAACACTGGTACTAAAAGCGTTTTAA
- a CDS encoding helix-turn-helix domain-containing protein, protein MVDMKEIVAACVNYIEDNIYTKITLDDIAGQAGISKYHLHRMFKSLTGESLMDYVHSRKLSASINELIHTNMRIIDIALEYGFDYEQSYIRAFRKKFGHTPLKVRVENLSFIITEKLNVHDILSVNNSIIYKPFFVYKPKMYLIGQQHKIVSKSGDRTANAYGNDFYYHHKQKIINAVNPAVYFGYTDWGSNDEGYIYYTPSLEAPDLSHIPEGMTGITIQAHKYVAFRFVGFFHPNDINGRQVGRLLVHMYSKWIFQSGFQFADTFRFEYIDTSLSKDNYCELDIYQPIRE, encoded by the coding sequence ATGGTAGATATGAAAGAGATCGTAGCGGCCTGTGTGAATTACATCGAAGACAATATCTATACGAAGATTACCCTGGATGATATCGCCGGACAGGCAGGCATCTCCAAATACCATTTGCACCGGATGTTTAAATCCTTAACCGGCGAATCCTTGATGGACTACGTTCATTCGCGGAAGCTTTCCGCCAGTATCAATGAACTGATTCATACCAACATGCGCATCATTGATATTGCCCTGGAATATGGCTTCGATTATGAGCAGTCCTATATACGGGCGTTTCGGAAGAAGTTTGGCCATACGCCCCTCAAAGTGCGCGTAGAAAATCTATCCTTCATCATTACGGAAAAGCTGAATGTGCATGATATCTTGTCCGTCAACAACTCGATTATCTACAAGCCCTTCTTTGTGTATAAGCCCAAGATGTACCTGATTGGCCAGCAGCATAAAATCGTCAGCAAATCAGGGGACCGCACCGCCAATGCCTACGGCAACGACTTCTATTACCACCACAAACAAAAAATCATCAACGCCGTCAATCCCGCCGTCTACTTCGGCTATACCGACTGGGGCTCCAACGACGAAGGCTATATCTACTATACCCCCTCGCTGGAGGCGCCGGATCTCTCGCATATCCCCGAAGGCATGACCGGCATCACCATCCAGGCTCATAAATACGTGGCCTTCCGCTTTGTCGGCTTCTTTCATCCCAACGATATCAATGGTCGCCAAGTGGGCCGTTTGCTAGTCCATATGTACTCCAAATGGATATTCCAGTCCGGCTTCCAGTTTGCTGACACCTTTCGTTTTGAGTACATCGATACGTCCCTGTCAAAAGATAACTACTGCGAGCTGGATATCTACCAGCCCATTAGGGAATAG
- a CDS encoding RES domain-containing protein has product MRTSELKRRLKKFFRSNPRTNSVEELSIELGGIVQPFLTMLIGATFDTIYRGRIHNDSSTYFTNMSELWYPPITKVNRLGRFNDIGESIFYAAGNHSVVAQECLMKDQEVISIVTCKKITPDPLRVANMFTDKFKKNSGISVTAKTINTSQQAYDILKTKRNVKKHRVIQNFLESLALRSVSIGEEYNYKFSICAKNLFYTIPELDGLCYPSIKLDHRDVNFALRPEVADKHYKAVQVTVLRYDAKSDYLICINKSVAIDDESGFITYEI; this is encoded by the coding sequence TTGCGAACAAGTGAACTTAAACGTCGATTGAAAAAATTTTTTCGATCTAATCCTCGTACCAATAGTGTTGAAGAGCTTTCAATTGAGCTGGGGGGGATTGTTCAGCCATTTTTAACAATGCTAATAGGTGCAACTTTTGATACCATTTATAGAGGAAGAATTCACAATGACAGCTCTACTTATTTTACCAATATGTCTGAACTTTGGTATCCCCCAATCACTAAGGTGAATCGTTTAGGACGGTTTAATGATATTGGAGAATCAATATTTTATGCAGCTGGAAATCACTCTGTGGTTGCACAAGAATGCTTGATGAAGGACCAGGAGGTAATTTCGATTGTAACATGTAAAAAAATTACGCCTGATCCGTTGAGAGTTGCTAATATGTTTACAGATAAATTCAAAAAAAATAGTGGAATTAGTGTGACGGCTAAAACAATAAATACATCACAGCAAGCTTATGATATTCTCAAAACCAAAAGAAATGTAAAGAAACATAGGGTGATTCAAAACTTTTTAGAGTCATTAGCGTTACGTTCTGTATCAATAGGTGAAGAATATAATTATAAATTTTCAATATGTGCTAAAAATCTTTTCTACACGATACCGGAGTTGGATGGTTTGTGTTATCCGTCTATAAAATTGGATCATAGAGATGTGAATTTTGCGCTGCGACCAGAGGTTGCGGATAAACATTATAAGGCTGTGCAAGTTACTGTGTTAAGATATGATGCTAAGAGTGACTATTTGATATGTATTAATAAATCGGTGGCAATTGATGATGAAAGTGGATTTATTACATATGAAATATAA
- the istB gene encoding IS21-like element helper ATPase IstB encodes MVELEHVRDSLDALGLAHSAQALDAHLELAAHEQPTYLSFLNRLLDAENDVRKVRSEETRLKLSRLPQKKNLGEFDFSFQPGLDERLIRELETLSFVHRQENVILLGPPGVGKSHLAIGLATEAIRKGLSVYFVSMDRLIADLRRADSEGRLERRWKVYQRPGLLLIDEIGYTHLDRYAGNLFFQLVCSRYEKGSIILTSNKGFGEWGELMGDVPLATAILDRLLHHAHVINIRGQSYRLKNRNKAGLSLIPHPPSGELLKSDGVVSS; translated from the coding sequence ATGGTGGAATTAGAACACGTTCGCGATAGCCTTGACGCTCTTGGATTGGCGCATTCAGCGCAAGCGCTGGATGCGCATCTGGAACTGGCAGCACATGAGCAGCCAACCTATCTGAGTTTTTTAAACCGACTGCTGGATGCGGAAAACGATGTCCGGAAAGTGCGCAGCGAGGAAACGCGCTTAAAGCTATCGCGTCTGCCGCAAAAGAAGAATCTTGGCGAGTTTGATTTCAGTTTTCAACCTGGATTGGATGAACGATTGATTCGCGAACTGGAAACACTGAGTTTTGTGCATCGCCAGGAAAATGTCATTTTACTGGGACCGCCGGGAGTCGGCAAAAGCCATCTGGCGATCGGTCTTGCCACGGAAGCGATTCGCAAAGGTCTTTCCGTGTATTTTGTCAGTATGGACCGATTGATTGCTGATCTGCGCCGAGCGGATAGCGAAGGGCGGCTGGAACGCCGCTGGAAAGTTTATCAACGTCCGGGACTGTTACTGATCGATGAAATTGGCTACACGCATCTTGACCGCTATGCCGGGAATCTGTTTTTTCAGTTGGTCTGTTCGCGCTATGAAAAAGGAAGCATTATATTGACCAGCAATAAAGGCTTCGGCGAATGGGGCGAGCTAATGGGCGATGTTCCGCTGGCGACAGCCATCCTTGACCGCCTGTTGCATCACGCGCATGTCATAAACATACGAGGCCAGAGCTATCGTCTCAAGAATCGCAACAAAGCCGGTCTGTCTTTGATTCCTCACCCTCCAAGCGGTGAACTCTTGAAATCCGATGGAGTGGTCAGTTCTTAA
- the istA gene encoding IS21 family transposase — MKERGTSIMLQEMKVMQGKNVSQIARETGMSRITVRKYLEQGEQPHRLKGKIRGSKLDPFKPYIQELLELGVYNASVIFDRIIERGFDGGITILKDYLAPFRPPSVKMEPAVRRFETPPGRQAQMDWGFMNYKARNGQMRKVACFVMVLGHSRTRYIEFSRRCDSASLLRCMLNAFEYFGGVPEVVLTDRMKTVIISTDHGKPIWHEPFERFATDMRFIPKVCRPRRPQTKGKVERLVHYVRDNFLPGRAFIDFGDLQLQAVAWCDQANQKVHGTTGERPVDLLSAEKLSALPPENICNPYRMENRKVSREGFVSYNGALYGVHWRNSGKCVQVALQRGQIIILDEAGQLLQTHAVCHKSRKHVYATGQYDGLSAQQGIPHEPSCAVQIPLDQVYIRPLTEYAQFAEAT, encoded by the coding sequence ATGAAGGAGCGTGGCACTTCTATTATGCTGCAAGAAATGAAAGTTATGCAAGGAAAAAACGTTTCACAAATCGCCCGGGAAACGGGTATGTCGAGAATAACCGTCCGAAAATATCTGGAACAAGGTGAGCAACCGCATCGACTAAAAGGCAAAATACGCGGCTCAAAGCTCGATCCGTTTAAACCGTATATCCAAGAACTGCTTGAGCTTGGAGTCTATAATGCTAGCGTGATTTTTGACCGGATTATTGAACGAGGCTTTGACGGTGGCATCACGATTCTTAAGGATTACCTGGCGCCGTTTCGCCCGCCTTCCGTCAAAATGGAACCAGCCGTCCGGCGTTTTGAAACACCGCCTGGTCGCCAAGCGCAAATGGATTGGGGGTTTATGAACTACAAGGCTCGCAACGGTCAAATGCGAAAAGTCGCCTGTTTCGTCATGGTTCTTGGTCACAGTCGAACGCGTTATATTGAGTTTTCGCGCCGCTGCGACAGCGCCAGCTTGTTGCGTTGCATGCTCAATGCTTTTGAGTATTTTGGCGGCGTACCGGAAGTCGTGCTGACCGACAGGATGAAAACGGTGATTATATCCACCGATCACGGCAAACCGATTTGGCATGAACCATTTGAACGGTTCGCAACGGATATGCGATTTATTCCGAAAGTTTGCCGGCCGCGTCGGCCGCAAACCAAAGGCAAGGTCGAACGGCTGGTTCACTACGTCCGGGATAACTTCCTTCCGGGCAGAGCATTTATTGATTTTGGCGATCTGCAACTGCAAGCGGTAGCTTGGTGCGATCAGGCGAATCAAAAGGTTCACGGCACAACCGGCGAACGGCCCGTAGATCTTTTGTCGGCTGAAAAGTTGAGCGCCTTGCCGCCGGAAAACATCTGCAACCCTTATCGCATGGAAAATCGCAAGGTTTCACGCGAAGGCTTCGTCAGTTACAATGGCGCGCTGTATGGCGTCCATTGGAGGAATAGCGGCAAGTGCGTTCAAGTCGCGCTGCAACGCGGCCAGATTATCATTCTCGATGAAGCCGGACAATTGCTCCAAACGCATGCTGTTTGCCACAAATCGCGTAAACATGTTTACGCCACAGGACAATACGATGGGCTTTCCGCACAACAAGGTATCCCGCATGAACCATCCTGTGCCGTGCAAATTCCGCTCGATCAAGTGTATATCCGACCGCTAACCGAGTACGCGCAGTTTGCGGAGGCGACTTGA
- a CDS encoding potassium channel family protein: MENKLVPSYKNMSKPTNAYKKQFAIVLQIYRRDKDAIDLFGIERGFLLLLAASLLIQPVTFVRWISGYGGYLTRKLAIEVYALAKPFLLLGILLGGYWYYSISLFIAGLCLMDLYVYLLGLIFLSDFYSGPASFKRSLILLFVNLFESVCEFAVLYLGTQSIGTNLVATTSWSQAIYFSTVTAATVGYGDVSAISGIGRLLVVFQIFTSVVFASVILSSYVGQLFSGGWKKDRNEKKSTRRGEQRI, encoded by the coding sequence TTGGAGAATAAACTAGTTCCAAGCTACAAAAACATGTCGAAGCCTACGAATGCCTACAAAAAACAGTTTGCTATTGTATTACAGATTTACCGTCGTGACAAAGATGCCATAGATCTATTTGGTATTGAAAGAGGCTTTCTGTTATTACTTGCTGCTAGTTTACTTATACAACCGGTTACATTTGTTCGATGGATTTCTGGCTATGGTGGATATCTTACAAGAAAATTAGCAATTGAAGTTTATGCGTTAGCAAAACCTTTTTTATTATTAGGGATTTTATTAGGAGGGTATTGGTATTACTCGATTTCTCTATTTATTGCCGGCCTTTGTTTAATGGATTTATATGTCTATCTATTAGGGTTGATTTTTCTAAGTGATTTTTATTCTGGTCCGGCATCTTTCAAACGATCATTAATATTGTTATTTGTTAATCTGTTTGAAAGTGTTTGTGAGTTCGCGGTGCTTTACTTAGGGACACAGTCAATCGGAACGAATTTAGTCGCTACGACGAGTTGGTCGCAAGCGATTTATTTTAGTACTGTAACTGCTGCAACTGTTGGATATGGTGATGTGTCTGCAATATCTGGAATTGGAAGATTATTGGTGGTTTTTCAAATATTCACATCTGTAGTTTTTGCATCTGTAATTTTATCAAGTTATGTAGGGCAATTATTTAGTGGTGGCTGGAAAAAAGATCGAAATGAGAAAAAGAGTACGAGAAGAGGGGAGCAAAGAATTTAA
- a CDS encoding helix-turn-helix transcriptional regulator: MINIGNRIKEIRKSKNITASALAEQIGVAQSFISGIETGNKKCSLETLDSICTCLNISLADFFREDTAGLEPDFRRLFAASNKLTPHQRELITKFLETLN, encoded by the coding sequence ATGATCAACATTGGGAATAGGATCAAGGAAATTCGCAAATCAAAAAACATAACTGCATCAGCGCTTGCCGAGCAAATTGGAGTTGCGCAAAGCTTTATATCTGGAATAGAAACTGGCAATAAGAAATGCTCATTAGAAACGTTAGACTCTATTTGTACGTGCCTTAATATTTCCCTTGCCGATTTTTTTCGTGAAGATACTGCGGGTTTAGAACCAGACTTCAGAAGACTGTTCGCAGCAAGTAACAAACTGACCCCACACCAACGAGAATTAATTACGAAATTTTTAGAAACACTAAATTGA